A single genomic interval of Rhodanobacteraceae bacterium harbors:
- the pstA gene encoding phosphate ABC transporter permease PstA, whose protein sequence is MAVAADLQATIARAKRKDVLFVCLGVAALLFAACTFVALFLDMVSDGWSRLNGSFFTEFASRRPERAGILAAWVGSFVVMLVTAFVAVPVGVSAGIYLEEYAPRNRMTALIEININNLAGVPSIVYGLLALGLFVHTFGLGASVLTAGLTLALLILPVVIVATREAIRAVPGAIREAAYALGATRWQMVKDHVLPYSMPGILTGVIIGLSRAIGETAPIVTIGAVSFIAFLPPPPIDGSFPFINFDWLWSPFTAMPIQIFGWTSRPEEAFQANASAAALVLVAMTLAMNAIAIWLRYRLRRNLNW, encoded by the coding sequence ATGGCTGTCGCTGCCGATCTGCAGGCGACCATCGCCCGCGCCAAGCGCAAGGATGTACTGTTCGTCTGCTTGGGGGTGGCGGCCCTGCTGTTCGCCGCCTGCACCTTCGTCGCCCTGTTCCTTGACATGGTCAGTGACGGCTGGAGTCGATTGAACGGGAGCTTCTTCACCGAGTTTGCCTCCCGCCGCCCCGAACGCGCCGGTATTCTGGCAGCCTGGGTGGGCAGCTTCGTGGTGATGTTGGTGACCGCCTTCGTCGCTGTGCCGGTGGGTGTTTCGGCAGGCATCTATCTGGAGGAATACGCGCCTCGCAATCGGATGACGGCGCTGATCGAGATCAACATCAACAATCTGGCCGGCGTGCCCTCGATTGTCTACGGCCTGTTGGCGCTCGGCCTGTTCGTGCACACCTTTGGCCTCGGCGCCAGCGTGCTCACGGCGGGCCTGACGCTGGCGCTGCTGATCCTGCCGGTGGTGATCGTGGCCACGCGCGAAGCCATCCGTGCCGTACCCGGGGCCATCCGAGAGGCGGCCTATGCGCTGGGTGCCACCCGCTGGCAGATGGTCAAGGACCACGTGCTGCCGTACTCCATGCCCGGCATCCTCACCGGCGTGATCATCGGTCTGTCGCGTGCCATCGGCGAGACGGCGCCGATCGTGACCATCGGTGCGGTCAGCTTCATTGCCTTCCTGCCACCGCCGCCGATCGATGGCAGCTTTCCCTTCATCAACTTCGACTGGCTGTGGTCGCCCTTCACAGCCATGCCCATTCAGATCTTCGGCTGGACCTCACGCCCGGAGGAAGCCTTTCAGGCCAATGCCTCAGCGGCGGCCCTGGTGCTGGTGGCCATGACGCTGGCGATGAATGCCATTGCCATCTGGCTGCGCTACCGCCTGCGCCGTAACCTCAACTGGTGA
- the pstB gene encoding phosphate ABC transporter ATP-binding protein has product MNDEPKKPDLATLAKKAEARDLNFFYGDKQALNAINLPIYDKRVTALIGPSGCGKSTFLRCFNRMHDLYPGTRYDGEIRLHPDDVNLLSRDVDPIEVRMRLAMVFQKPNPFPKSIFENVAYGLRIRGEKRRTVLMDRVEEALKNAALWKEVKDRLDDLGTTLSGGQQQRLCIARALACDPELLLFDEPTSALDPIATASIEELIHELRNKVTILIVTHNMQQAARVSDFTAYMYLGDLIEFGWTDDVFFRPQKKQTEDYITGRFG; this is encoded by the coding sequence ATGAACGACGAGCCGAAAAAACCCGATCTCGCCACGCTGGCCAAGAAGGCTGAAGCTCGCGATCTGAACTTCTTCTACGGCGACAAGCAGGCGCTCAACGCGATCAACCTGCCTATCTACGACAAGCGCGTCACCGCATTGATCGGGCCTTCGGGTTGCGGCAAGAGCACCTTTCTGCGTTGTTTCAACCGCATGCACGATCTCTATCCGGGCACCCGCTACGACGGCGAGATCCGCCTGCATCCCGACGATGTCAATCTGCTGTCGCGCGATGTCGACCCGATCGAAGTGCGCATGCGTCTGGCAATGGTGTTCCAGAAGCCCAATCCTTTTCCCAAGTCGATCTTCGAGAACGTGGCTTATGGCCTGCGCATACGCGGCGAGAAGCGACGCACGGTGCTGATGGATCGGGTGGAGGAGGCGCTGAAGAATGCAGCGCTGTGGAAGGAGGTCAAGGATCGGCTGGATGACCTCGGCACCACCCTGTCGGGCGGGCAGCAGCAACGTCTGTGCATTGCCCGTGCGCTGGCCTGCGATCCCGAACTGCTGCTCTTCGATGAACCGACCAGCGCGCTGGATCCTATAGCCACTGCCAGCATCGAGGAGTTGATCCACGAGTTGCGCAACAAGGTCACCATCCTGATCGTGACCCACAACATGCAGCAGGCCGCGCGTGTTTCCGACTTCACCGCCTACATGTATCTGGGCGACCTGATTGAATTTGGCTGGACAGATGATGTCTTCTTCCGGCCACAAAAGAAGCAGACCGAGGACTACATCACCGGGCGCTTCGGCTGA
- the phoU gene encoding phosphate signaling complex protein PhoU, giving the protein MSDHLSKQFDADLTALRTRVVEMGGLVDEQFKRAIEALLTAKSLLADEVVANDASVNLLEVRIDDACAHVIAKRQPAASDLRMVLGVSKIVSELERIGDKARKIARLSASVEESGASDSGWVSDIDGLAERARRLLRDALDAFVRSDLEAAVAVLRSNRSFARDTSAVSKEVVRRMSAQPDSVPGLLDMLSITRAVDRVADHAANIAEHLVYIVRGTDVRHATLEQIEKEALPARR; this is encoded by the coding sequence ATGAGCGATCACTTGTCGAAACAGTTCGACGCTGATCTGACCGCCCTGCGCACGCGGGTCGTGGAAATGGGTGGGCTGGTGGATGAGCAGTTCAAGCGAGCCATCGAAGCCCTGCTGACCGCCAAGTCCTTGCTGGCCGATGAGGTCGTGGCCAACGACGCCTCGGTGAATCTGCTGGAAGTGCGCATAGACGATGCCTGCGCGCATGTCATCGCCAAGCGCCAGCCGGCGGCCAGTGATCTGCGCATGGTGCTGGGTGTCAGCAAGATCGTGTCCGAACTGGAACGCATCGGCGACAAGGCCCGCAAGATTGCGCGCTTGAGTGCCAGCGTGGAGGAAAGCGGAGCAAGCGACAGCGGTTGGGTCAGCGATATCGATGGACTGGCCGAGCGCGCCCGCAGATTGCTGCGCGATGCCCTCGATGCCTTCGTGCGCAGCGATCTGGAGGCTGCAGTGGCCGTGTTGCGCAGCAACCGCAGCTTCGCCCGCGATACCTCGGCAGTCAGCAAGGAAGTGGTGCGGCGGATGTCCGCCCAGCCTGATTCGGTGCCGGGCTTGCTGGATATGCTCTCGATCACGCGCGCTGTCGACCGGGTGGCCGATCACGCCGCCAATATCGCCGAGCACCTGGTCTACATCGTGCGCGGCACCGATGTGCGCCACGCCACGCTGGAGCAGATCGAAAAGGAAGCCCTGCCGGCGCGGCGTTGA
- a CDS encoding AAA family ATPase translates to MLALCPPAGHAPLVLALMGLPGAGKSSLARLLSEATRWSILDRDQIRAELYPGDASAAARLEADRLLLRRAGSGVRAAMNLIIDGKTFALKADRDLFEDAVDEAGGQLQWCWLDLPVEEAMARVRRDSAHPAPDRDPDLVEAVAARFEPPHSHAWRLDAQRTPRELQRQLVLLLAERLNAIVIDDRDAGFSAGP, encoded by the coding sequence ATGTTAGCGCTGTGCCCACCTGCAGGTCATGCGCCGCTGGTGCTGGCTCTGATGGGACTGCCGGGCGCGGGCAAGTCCAGTCTGGCACGACTGCTGTCCGAAGCCACGCGCTGGTCGATCCTCGACCGTGACCAGATCCGTGCCGAGTTGTACCCGGGCGATGCCAGTGCGGCAGCCCGACTCGAGGCCGATCGCCTGCTGCTGCGACGTGCCGGCAGCGGCGTACGCGCGGCCATGAATCTGATCATCGACGGCAAGACCTTCGCGTTGAAGGCAGATCGGGACTTGTTCGAAGACGCCGTCGACGAGGCTGGCGGGCAGCTGCAATGGTGCTGGCTGGATCTGCCGGTGGAGGAGGCCATGGCCCGGGTACGCCGGGATTCGGCTCACCCTGCGCCGGATCGTGATCCCGACCTGGTCGAAGCGGTCGCCGCACGATTCGAGCCACCCCATAGCCATGCCTGGCGGCTGGATGCGCAGCGTACGCCGCGGGAGTTGCAGCGACAGCTGGTGCTTCTACTGGCCGAGCGCCTGAATGCCATCGTCATCGACGATCGTGATGCCGGATTCAGCGCGGGGCCTTGA
- a CDS encoding DUF4442 domain-containing protein, with product MTPGRLKLWTRWWPPFLFSGIRVMRIGEDWRSARVQLKLRWYNRNYVGTQFGGALFAMTDPFWMILVMENLGPDYVVWDKAAKIDFISPGRGDVFAEFLLRGEELDELRRNAAGGEKVLRWFSVDVRSKDDTLVARVQKQLYVRLKAPR from the coding sequence ATGACGCCAGGCCGCCTCAAGCTCTGGACCCGATGGTGGCCACCTTTCTTGTTCTCCGGCATCCGGGTGATGCGCATCGGCGAGGACTGGCGCTCGGCCCGAGTGCAGCTCAAGCTGCGCTGGTACAACCGCAACTACGTGGGCACGCAGTTCGGCGGGGCGCTGTTTGCGATGACCGATCCCTTCTGGATGATCCTGGTCATGGAGAATCTCGGGCCCGACTACGTGGTCTGGGACAAGGCGGCGAAGATCGACTTCATCAGTCCGGGTCGCGGTGATGTTTTTGCCGAGTTCCTGTTGCGTGGGGAAGAACTGGACGAACTGAGGCGCAACGCCGCCGGCGGCGAGAAGGTGCTGCGCTGGTTCAGTGTGGATGTGCGCAGCAAGGACGATACGCTGGTCGCACGGGTGCAGAAGCAGCTCTATGTGCGGCTCAAGGCCCCGCGCTGA
- a CDS encoding DUF3667 domain-containing protein, with translation MTAIQDSELCANCGTLLQGEWCHVCGQKRLKPGDRSLAQLLLDWWEQLTSLEGRWWQSFRDLLLRPGALSSAYLKGQRKRYLAPLTLFLLINLVYFVRSPMTDFNLSLLDQACLQPWSALVQSQVSRRIAPEALDCDLPMRDSALPGWAKLSARYQDIADEVSRSMVIAHVPVIALFLGLLAGWRRWYYAEHVIVALHLFAFFLLYAVAILPPVLWLANSVLPLAEFGVLLRVLLLLLLLTHWTVAVRRVYGLGLLRTVLALPLLFLALGISHFAYRFVQFWIVWVQV, from the coding sequence GTGACCGCAATCCAGGACTCCGAGCTTTGCGCCAACTGTGGCACTTTGTTGCAGGGTGAGTGGTGCCATGTCTGCGGCCAGAAGCGGCTGAAACCCGGCGATCGCTCGCTCGCACAACTGCTGCTCGATTGGTGGGAGCAGCTGACGTCACTGGAAGGCCGCTGGTGGCAGAGCTTTCGGGATCTGCTGCTGCGACCCGGCGCCCTGTCCAGCGCCTATCTGAAGGGCCAGCGCAAGCGCTATCTGGCGCCATTGACACTATTCCTGCTGATCAACCTTGTGTACTTCGTGCGCTCGCCGATGACTGACTTCAATCTGTCATTGCTCGATCAAGCCTGCCTGCAGCCCTGGTCGGCGCTGGTGCAATCGCAGGTCAGTCGACGGATAGCGCCGGAAGCCCTGGACTGCGACCTGCCGATGCGAGATTCGGCCTTGCCCGGCTGGGCAAAGCTGTCGGCGCGTTATCAGGATATTGCCGACGAAGTGTCCCGCAGCATGGTCATTGCCCATGTGCCGGTGATAGCCCTGTTTCTCGGTCTGCTGGCGGGCTGGCGGCGCTGGTATTACGCCGAGCACGTCATCGTGGCGCTGCATCTGTTCGCTTTCTTCCTGCTTTACGCGGTGGCGATCCTGCCGCCGGTTTTGTGGCTCGCCAACTCAGTGCTGCCGCTGGCCGAATTCGGGGTATTGCTGCGGGTGCTGCTATTGCTGCTGCTGCTGACGCACTGGACCGTGGCCGTGCGCAGGGTCTACGGTCTGGGCCTGCTGCGCACCGTCCTGGCTCTGCCGCTGCTGTTCCTGGCGCTGGGGATCAGCCACTTTGCCTATCGCTTCGTGCAGTTCTGGATCGTCTGGGTGCAGGTTTAG
- a CDS encoding nucleotidyltransferase family protein codes for MKALIFAAGKGERMRPLTETRPKALLEVRGLPLIGWHLRALKRAGINDIVVNTGWLGTQLPQTLGDGGDYGVRIHWSHEPSDPLETGGGMRQALAQLGTDPFIATNADIHCDYDYAQLPAQPRGLAHLVLVDNPEHHPGGDFVLAGTRLKLCGSPRLTFSGIGVYRPELVAHLPPGRYGLAPILREAIDFGMVSGEHHRGLWSDVGTPERLAALNGVSR; via the coding sequence ATGAAGGCCCTGATCTTCGCCGCCGGCAAGGGCGAGCGTATGCGCCCGCTGACCGAGACGCGGCCCAAGGCGCTGCTGGAAGTCCGTGGACTGCCGCTCATAGGCTGGCATTTGCGCGCCCTCAAGCGCGCCGGTATCAACGACATCGTCGTCAATACCGGTTGGCTCGGCACGCAGTTGCCCCAGACGCTGGGGGATGGCGGTGATTACGGTGTGCGCATCCACTGGTCGCACGAGCCCAGCGACCCTCTGGAAACCGGCGGCGGCATGCGTCAGGCGCTGGCACAGCTGGGCACCGATCCCTTCATCGCCACCAATGCCGACATCCATTGCGACTACGACTATGCGCAACTGCCGGCGCAGCCCCGGGGACTGGCGCACCTGGTGCTTGTCGACAATCCCGAGCACCACCCGGGCGGGGATTTCGTGCTCGCAGGTACGCGCCTCAAACTCTGCGGCAGTCCGCGACTGACCTTTTCCGGCATCGGCGTGTACCGACCGGAACTGGTTGCCCATCTGCCGCCGGGCCGCTACGGCCTGGCCCCGATCCTGCGCGAGGCCATCGACTTCGGCATGGTCAGCGGCGAACACCATCGGGGACTGTGGTCGGATGTAGGCACACCGGAGCGGCTGGCGGCGTTGAACGGCGTTTCCCGATAG
- a CDS encoding TerB family tellurite resistance protein yields the protein MNLIGKLIGAGLGFAAGGPIGAVGGLALGHALDAGWLRWRPQEGLTRIDPRMARIEFLFLWLGHLAKADGRVSEGEVEAAERLMTRLGLDRNGRESAVAAFQRGRHEPLDAEVEVRRFRGQVQVPDDELSDMLRSLADFARKDGPMTPAERGLIERLGAAFGLSREAVTDRIADRSNDATLPSLDSCYRLLGLKANVSDEELTRAWRRLLTQHHPDKLQGQGADAAALKAAEKRTRELRAAYQRILTARGKSG from the coding sequence ATGAATCTGATCGGCAAATTGATCGGCGCCGGTCTGGGCTTCGCAGCCGGCGGGCCGATCGGTGCGGTCGGCGGGCTGGCCCTTGGCCACGCTCTCGATGCCGGCTGGCTACGCTGGCGACCGCAGGAAGGCCTGACCCGGATCGACCCGCGAATGGCACGGATAGAATTCCTGTTTCTGTGGCTGGGCCATCTGGCCAAGGCCGATGGTCGCGTCAGCGAAGGCGAAGTCGAGGCCGCGGAGCGCCTGATGACCCGACTGGGCCTGGATCGAAACGGGCGCGAGTCGGCGGTGGCCGCCTTCCAGCGCGGCCGCCATGAGCCACTCGACGCAGAGGTGGAAGTACGACGGTTCCGGGGCCAGGTGCAGGTTCCCGATGACGAACTCAGTGACATGTTGCGCTCGCTGGCCGATTTCGCACGCAAGGACGGGCCGATGACGCCGGCTGAGCGCGGGCTTATCGAGCGTCTGGGCGCTGCCTTCGGCCTGTCGCGCGAAGCGGTGACCGATCGCATTGCCGATCGCAGCAATGACGCCACACTGCCCAGCCTGGACAGCTGCTATCGATTGCTCGGATTGAAGGCAAACGTCAGTGACGAAGAACTGACCCGCGCCTGGCGGCGCCTGCTGACCCAGCACCATCCCGACAAGCTGCAGGGCCAGGGCGCCGATGCGGCGGCACTGAAGGCGGCCGAGAAGCGCACCAGGGAACTGCGCGCCGCCTATCAGCGCATCCTGACCGCCCGCGGCAAGTCTGGCTGA
- the rpe gene encoding ribulose-phosphate 3-epimerase, producing the protein MQSPVIAPSILSADFARLGEDTAKVLAAGADWVHFDVMDNHYVPNLTIGPLVCEALRKYGITAPIDVHLMVKPVDRIIPDFAKAGASVISFHPEASEHVDRTIGLIREQGLQAGLVFNPATPLNWLDHVIDKLDLILIMSVNPGFGGQSFIPGALAKLREARQRISASGRAIRLEVDGGVKVDNIRAIAQAGADTFVAGSAIFNAPDYTATIAQMRAEIAAAF; encoded by the coding sequence ATGCAGAGTCCAGTCATTGCCCCCTCCATCTTGTCTGCCGATTTCGCCCGGCTGGGCGAGGACACTGCGAAAGTGCTCGCGGCCGGCGCTGACTGGGTGCATTTCGACGTGATGGACAACCACTACGTGCCGAACCTGACCATCGGCCCCTTGGTCTGCGAGGCGCTGCGTAAATACGGGATCACTGCACCCATTGATGTGCATCTGATGGTCAAGCCGGTAGATCGGATCATCCCCGATTTTGCCAAGGCCGGCGCCAGCGTCATCAGCTTTCATCCGGAAGCCAGCGAACATGTGGATCGCACCATTGGCCTGATCCGCGAACAGGGCCTGCAGGCCGGCCTGGTGTTCAATCCGGCCACGCCGCTGAACTGGCTGGACCATGTCATCGACAAGCTGGACCTGATTCTGATCATGTCGGTGAACCCGGGCTTCGGCGGCCAGTCCTTCATCCCAGGCGCCCTCGCCAAACTGCGCGAAGCACGCCAGCGCATCAGCGCCAGCGGTCGCGCGATTCGCCTGGAAGTCGATGGCGGGGTCAAGGTCGACAACATCCGCGCCATCGCCCAGGCCGGCGCCGACACCTTCGTCGCCGGCTCCGCCATCTTCAACGCACCCGACTACACTGCGACCATCGCCCAGATGCGCGCCGAGATTGCCGCTGCGTTTTGA